From Halodesulfovibrio aestuarii DSM 17919 = ATCC 29578, the proteins below share one genomic window:
- a CDS encoding peptide transporter: MYQDKELQEYRDLLQPPTEFEQGFDWKTIIGAIFIGFLMMPGSMYLQLVIGQGIGPAARWVTIILFAEVAKRSYTELKQQEVFLLFYMAGAALASPFSGLLWNQYLVQSDAAKMLGLTEFIPTWIAPQPGSEALTGRTFFHQDWLIPILLLVGAQIVQRIDHFGLGYALYRLTSDVEKLPFPMAPVGALGTMALAESTEDRKSGWKWRTFSIGGVIGLAFGFFYILLPALSGLLFEEPIRLIPIPWIELTRHTEAVLPAVATGLQFDLTLVFVGMVLPFWAVIGGLVGLLVTIAANPILFDIGILHRWKPGMETVETVFANNFDFYMSFGIGLGLAIAIIGIWQVIRSFRSQSGDLDFSKLFNPPAGRGDINFWLSIGIYVFSTVTYTLICRWLVPSFPWIFFLLYGFVYTPIASYISARMEGIVGQFVSLPFVREASFIAGAKYFGYSGIEIWYAPIPLHNYGEATVQFREIELTGTNLRGIIKAEFVVFPIVIIASLLFSQFLWRLAPIPSASYPYAQKIWHLQALNSLLLQSSTLEGNSLFYQALSLSYVGSGIGLGLIMYAFLSVFGLPVMLIYGVVRGLGQSTPHGIILEVIGALLGRYFFLKKYGKQWRHYAPVLLAGFSCGMGLTGMLAMGCTLILKSLSQLAY; encoded by the coding sequence ATGTATCAAGATAAAGAATTACAAGAATATCGTGATCTACTTCAGCCACCTACCGAGTTTGAGCAAGGCTTTGACTGGAAAACCATAATCGGTGCCATATTTATTGGCTTCCTGATGATGCCGGGCAGCATGTACTTGCAACTCGTCATCGGTCAGGGCATCGGCCCTGCTGCGCGCTGGGTTACGATTATTCTCTTCGCAGAAGTAGCAAAGCGTTCGTACACCGAACTAAAACAACAGGAAGTATTTCTTCTATTTTACATGGCAGGTGCCGCTCTTGCATCACCATTTTCGGGTCTATTATGGAACCAGTACCTTGTGCAGTCGGACGCTGCAAAGATGCTCGGACTCACCGAATTTATTCCTACATGGATTGCACCTCAACCCGGTTCAGAAGCCCTCACAGGAAGAACCTTTTTTCATCAGGACTGGCTCATCCCGATATTGCTTCTTGTGGGTGCGCAAATAGTTCAGCGAATTGACCACTTCGGGCTGGGCTATGCTCTCTACCGCCTCACATCCGATGTAGAAAAGCTACCGTTCCCGATGGCGCCAGTGGGAGCCTTGGGCACTATGGCACTGGCTGAGTCAACTGAAGACCGCAAATCCGGTTGGAAGTGGAGAACCTTCTCTATTGGCGGTGTCATCGGACTTGCCTTCGGTTTTTTCTATATACTGCTTCCGGCACTCTCCGGCTTGCTTTTTGAAGAACCCATACGCTTAATTCCAATCCCGTGGATTGAACTGACACGCCATACGGAAGCTGTTCTTCCTGCAGTGGCGACAGGGTTACAGTTCGATCTGACGCTGGTCTTTGTGGGTATGGTACTCCCTTTCTGGGCAGTTATCGGCGGACTTGTGGGGCTACTTGTTACCATAGCCGCCAACCCTATCCTATTTGATATAGGCATCCTCCATCGTTGGAAACCGGGAATGGAAACCGTTGAAACAGTTTTTGCAAACAACTTTGACTTCTACATGTCCTTTGGTATCGGGCTAGGGCTTGCCATTGCCATCATCGGTATCTGGCAAGTAATCCGTTCTTTCAGATCACAAAGTGGCGATCTGGACTTTTCGAAACTCTTCAACCCGCCCGCAGGACGCGGTGATATTAACTTCTGGCTTTCCATAGGCATATACGTCTTCTCGACCGTCACATACACACTTATCTGCCGCTGGCTTGTTCCTAGTTTCCCCTGGATTTTTTTCCTGCTCTACGGTTTTGTCTACACTCCTATAGCATCATACATCAGTGCCCGTATGGAAGGTATTGTCGGACAATTTGTCTCTCTACCGTTCGTACGTGAAGCAAGTTTTATAGCCGGAGCAAAGTACTTTGGATATAGCGGAATAGAAATCTGGTATGCTCCGATTCCGTTACATAACTATGGGGAGGCAACGGTACAATTCCGAGAAATCGAACTTACCGGCACAAATCTGCGCGGTATCATCAAGGCAGAGTTTGTAGTCTTTCCGATTGTAATTATAGCCTCTCTTCTCTTCTCACAATTTCTGTGGAGACTGGCTCCAATTCCGTCGGCAAGTTACCCTTATGCTCAAAAAATATGGCACTTGCAGGCATTAAACTCACTCCTTCTGCAATCGTCCACCCTTGAAGGAAACTCTCTCTTCTATCAGGCTCTGAGTCTTTCCTATGTGGGTTCCGGTATCGGTCTCGGACTTATCATGTATGCATTCCTGTCCGTATTCGGGCTCCCAGTCATGCTTATTTATGGCGTTGTACGCGGACTTGGGCAATCCACACCTCACGGAATAATTCTGGAAGTTATCGGTGCTCTTTTAGGCCGCTACTTCTTCTTGAAAAAATACGGCAAACAATGGCGACATTATGCTCCAGTCCTTCTTGCCGGATTCTCCTGCGGCATGGGACTCACCGGTATGCTTGCCATGGGCTGCACACTTATCCTGAAATCGTTAAGTCAGCTTGCTTACTAA
- a CDS encoding molybdenum cofactor guanylyltransferase, translating to MHKSGSEHLTGIVLAGGLSSRMGHDKTRIHVHGDSEPDLLVYTCRLLESVCSEVWISSRDIRPHADGYLWVKDEIEGKGPIGGVMTSLRAAQGPILVLSCDLPFMNKEILQKLISFWKQRPVGTLHTTFVQEETGFIEALVSIYELEALPLFEQAIDDRMYKLSQVVPKDQQYCLPYDQQESLPFFNVNYPADLEMARRIIAAI from the coding sequence ATGCATAAAAGCGGTTCTGAACATCTCACCGGAATCGTTCTAGCCGGTGGGTTAAGCTCCCGCATGGGGCATGATAAGACCCGTATCCATGTGCATGGAGATTCCGAACCAGATCTGCTTGTATACACGTGCAGGCTGCTCGAATCGGTATGCTCAGAAGTCTGGATTTCCAGTAGAGATATACGGCCGCACGCTGACGGCTACCTCTGGGTTAAAGACGAAATTGAAGGTAAGGGGCCTATAGGCGGTGTAATGACCTCCTTGCGTGCAGCGCAAGGCCCTATCCTTGTACTGTCCTGTGACCTTCCGTTTATGAACAAGGAAATACTGCAAAAACTCATCAGCTTCTGGAAACAAAGGCCTGTAGGGACACTACATACGACCTTTGTGCAGGAAGAAACTGGTTTTATTGAAGCGCTAGTCTCTATTTACGAACTCGAGGCACTGCCTCTTTTTGAACAGGCGATCGATGACAGGATGTACAAATTAAGTCAGGTTGTTCCTAAGGATCAGCAATACTGTTTGCCGTATGACCAACAGGAATCACTACCATTCTTTAACGTAAACTATCCCGCAGACCTTGAAATGGCCCGGAGGATCATAGCTGCAATATGA
- a CDS encoding glycine zipper 2TM domain-containing protein — protein MIWSITKRYQLLLVLLALAILAGCTNRYNPNVYSGDQAMQADKISYGTITRINAVTIKDDNTGVGLVGGGVAGGVLGSQIGGGSGRVLGAVGGAIIGAAAGALAEDEFQKTNGVQITVKLDSGNSVSIVQAAEGSNYSVGQRVRVVTSPNGRARVLPY, from the coding sequence ATGATCTGGTCAATAACCAAACGGTATCAACTGCTTCTGGTATTGCTGGCGTTAGCAATTCTAGCAGGTTGTACAAACAGATATAATCCAAATGTGTACTCCGGCGATCAAGCGATGCAGGCTGACAAAATCAGTTACGGAACAATTACACGTATTAACGCGGTTACCATTAAAGACGACAACACAGGCGTCGGTTTGGTTGGCGGCGGTGTTGCTGGCGGTGTCCTTGGTAGTCAAATTGGCGGCGGATCTGGACGGGTTCTTGGCGCGGTAGGTGGTGCAATTATTGGTGCTGCTGCTGGTGCACTGGCCGAAGATGAGTTTCAGAAAACCAACGGCGTGCAGATAACTGTAAAATTAGATTCCGGAAACTCTGTCTCTATAGTTCAGGCTGCTGAAGGATCAAATTATAGCGTTGGGCAGCGTGTTCGTGTTGTAACATCGCCGAATGGACGAGCAAGAGTTCTTCCGTATTAG
- a CDS encoding DUF6785 family protein: MNTLRLPALVFAILLGILMCAAGPFNTAWLGGTPLGGGHFPLAPFFISFILFIVTAIIAASTKTNPILNGTEQLVTWLFMVIGIGIGYSGLAESFFLNITAPIYYQSGGYSWVKTLTPYLPDSWYMNSPSVVKPLYEGFVGGHDMSILQVVQQIPWAAWTGVMTLWGLFIMMAYLTMLCLVNLFGRQWIENERINFPLLRVPQFLSEALDAGKMREFLTNKFLLWGIGIPVFLHMINGLSYHYPSIPQLPLLVLAGQYFPKYGLFSGFNKLQLYIVPAYIGFAFLATRQIAFSFWFFYIFGALFMGILYVMGFNVPQSAMGITFGPNLARPAEATVIGATFIFFLFILWLAREHLVNVFKTGLHNTKVYQGEIIPATWSLWGAVIGIGAMMVWCHSFGMSIGGSVIMPVAFFMILLVVSRVITQGGLPQFMLTAAPSDGLTSILGTRFLGMAGIALTTVMQKMMFLDVQESLMPNLVHGNKISEHTKSKRRFFIALTILLALCVCTAFCSMLILGYKTGLRDLKLEVQTQSVLSIYENAGRLIDAPLSANSWITSFAIVGAIVMGVLVFCFYKFPWWPLHPLGFLAAYSKSMRILWVCFFLGWLCNYLVLHYGGTALYKKVQMTFVGLIIGDMLMGGTWAIVSLFSGIVYPVFPVLGG, from the coding sequence ATGAACACGTTACGGCTCCCCGCTCTAGTCTTTGCTATTCTTCTCGGTATACTTATGTGCGCAGCCGGGCCATTCAACACTGCATGGCTCGGAGGAACGCCACTCGGCGGCGGGCACTTCCCCCTCGCCCCCTTCTTTATTTCCTTTATCTTATTTATTGTTACAGCAATTATTGCCGCATCAACAAAGACAAATCCCATACTCAACGGCACAGAACAACTTGTCACATGGTTATTTATGGTCATCGGAATTGGTATTGGCTATTCCGGCCTTGCAGAATCATTTTTTCTTAATATTACCGCACCAATCTATTACCAGAGCGGCGGCTACAGCTGGGTCAAGACGCTAACTCCGTATCTTCCAGACTCGTGGTACATGAACAGTCCCTCCGTAGTAAAACCGTTATATGAAGGTTTTGTCGGTGGACACGACATGAGCATCCTGCAGGTAGTACAACAAATTCCATGGGCTGCATGGACAGGAGTTATGACACTATGGGGGTTGTTCATTATGATGGCATACCTCACCATGCTCTGCCTCGTTAACCTGTTTGGCAGACAGTGGATAGAAAATGAACGCATAAACTTTCCACTCCTACGCGTGCCGCAATTTTTGAGTGAAGCACTAGATGCCGGGAAGATGCGCGAGTTTCTTACAAATAAATTCCTCTTGTGGGGCATCGGAATTCCGGTGTTTCTCCACATGATTAACGGGCTGAGTTATCACTATCCATCTATCCCGCAACTGCCGCTGCTGGTTCTTGCCGGACAATATTTCCCCAAATATGGTCTTTTTTCCGGCTTTAATAAGTTACAATTGTATATTGTTCCTGCGTACATCGGCTTTGCGTTCCTTGCCACACGACAAATTGCATTCAGTTTCTGGTTCTTCTACATCTTTGGCGCACTTTTCATGGGAATATTGTATGTTATGGGATTCAATGTTCCCCAATCTGCCATGGGCATTACCTTCGGTCCCAACCTTGCCCGTCCGGCAGAAGCTACAGTTATCGGTGCCACATTCATATTCTTCCTGTTTATTCTCTGGCTTGCCCGTGAACACTTAGTCAACGTCTTCAAGACGGGACTTCACAATACAAAAGTTTACCAAGGTGAAATTATACCTGCTACATGGTCACTTTGGGGAGCTGTTATCGGCATCGGCGCAATGATGGTCTGGTGTCATTCGTTCGGTATGTCTATCGGCGGCTCAGTTATCATGCCAGTTGCATTTTTTATGATTCTGCTAGTTGTATCACGCGTTATTACACAAGGTGGATTGCCACAGTTTATGCTCACAGCCGCCCCCTCCGACGGACTTACCTCAATATTGGGAACCCGCTTTCTGGGAATGGCCGGAATTGCTCTCACGACTGTTATGCAGAAGATGATGTTTCTTGATGTGCAAGAGTCGCTTATGCCGAACCTTGTGCACGGTAATAAAATTTCCGAGCACACAAAAAGCAAACGACGCTTCTTTATCGCGCTGACAATCTTGCTTGCCTTGTGCGTATGCACAGCATTTTGTTCAATGCTTATTCTTGGATACAAAACAGGTCTGCGCGATTTAAAACTGGAAGTGCAAACGCAGTCAGTCCTCTCTATTTATGAAAATGCAGGCAGACTGATTGACGCACCACTGAGTGCGAATTCGTGGATCACCTCGTTTGCAATCGTTGGTGCTATAGTCATGGGTGTCCTTGTATTCTGCTTCTACAAATTTCCATGGTGGCCGCTTCACCCTTTAGGCTTTCTTGCAGCCTACAGCAAAAGCATGCGTATTCTCTGGGTCTGCTTCTTTCTTGGATGGCTTTGTAACTATCTGGTACTGCACTATGGCGGCACTGCCCTCTATAAAAAAGTACAAATGACTTTTGTGGGACTCATTATCGGCGATATGCTTATGGGAGGAACGTGGGCTATTGTAAGTTTATTCTCCGGAATTGTGTATCCAGTCTTTCCAGTGCTGGGAGGATAG
- a CDS encoding response regulator — translation MKILVIDDEQPTLTMFQLLLSTLGHEVLLANSGERGLEVFAEHRPPLVLTDIKMPGMDGIEVLSRLKEDEPNVEVVVITGHGDMDVAIQALHLDATDFINKPLRLEVLEKALERVEERIKLNTEKFITLATRFTSDTMVVSVRGTLGTADEAEIKHAFKGAGRAQRIVLDFTENTSINGAAIALLTDSIRSFYNDGGKVVISGLSENFRNVFEIMGVTRFATFVDNIQDVQL, via the coding sequence ATGAAGATTTTAGTTATTGATGATGAGCAACCTACACTAACAATGTTTCAATTGTTATTGAGTACGTTGGGGCATGAGGTTTTGTTAGCTAATTCCGGAGAACGTGGACTTGAGGTTTTTGCGGAACATCGTCCGCCGCTGGTGTTAACTGACATTAAAATGCCCGGTATGGATGGCATTGAAGTGCTTAGTCGTCTTAAAGAAGACGAGCCTAATGTTGAAGTCGTTGTTATTACAGGGCATGGCGATATGGATGTTGCTATTCAGGCGTTACACCTTGATGCCACCGACTTTATCAATAAGCCTCTCCGTCTTGAAGTTCTTGAAAAAGCTTTGGAACGTGTTGAAGAGCGTATTAAGTTGAACACGGAAAAATTTATAACACTGGCCACGCGATTTACAAGTGATACGATGGTAGTTAGCGTTCGCGGTACACTTGGAACTGCGGATGAAGCAGAAATAAAACATGCGTTTAAAGGCGCAGGAAGGGCTCAGCGAATCGTTTTGGATTTTACAGAAAATACCTCTATTAACGGTGCTGCGATTGCCTTGCTGACCGACTCAATTCGTTCATTTTATAATGACGGCGGAAAAGTTGTTATTTCTGGTTTGTCAGAGAACTTCCGCAATGTTTTTGAAATAATGGGTGTGACCAGATTTGCAACCTTTGTAGATAATATACAGGATGTGCAACTGTAA
- a CDS encoding formate dehydrogenase accessory sulfurtransferase FdhD, which produces MTKSKTHSSCEPKPITVTQYKDGQWAVHPDIVSIEVPIKLNFEGESHTLWAWPENLGDLVAGHALLDLDGGSAKTTVEKVCNDEFTVTIGDTIENNLEPGKLHGSEILSAIATFIEEEGQWHGTGCFHRAGAYNAKTHTMLHRTEDIGRHNCIDRLAGWASRTETPLSGLVLMISARVTASLCAKAIRAGYKFIISRSAVTSAAIAMAQEHDVTLVGFARDQEKRFTVFHDLQTPRVLT; this is translated from the coding sequence ATGACGAAAAGTAAAACTCACTCCAGCTGCGAACCGAAACCAATTACGGTTACGCAGTATAAAGACGGTCAGTGGGCTGTTCATCCTGACATCGTAAGTATTGAAGTACCGATCAAACTAAACTTCGAAGGTGAGTCACATACGCTCTGGGCGTGGCCGGAAAACCTTGGAGATCTGGTTGCAGGTCACGCACTGCTCGACCTTGACGGAGGCAGTGCTAAAACTACGGTTGAGAAAGTCTGTAATGACGAATTTACCGTAACCATCGGCGACACCATTGAAAACAATCTTGAACCGGGAAAACTCCACGGTTCAGAGATACTCAGCGCTATCGCAACTTTTATTGAAGAAGAAGGCCAGTGGCACGGTACTGGTTGCTTCCATCGTGCAGGTGCATACAACGCAAAAACCCACACAATGCTTCACCGCACTGAAGATATTGGACGGCATAACTGTATTGACCGTCTTGCAGGATGGGCAAGCCGTACGGAAACCCCTCTGTCCGGCCTTGTCCTCATGATTTCTGCACGGGTGACAGCAAGCCTGTGTGCTAAAGCCATTCGCGCCGGATACAAGTTTATCATCAGCCGCTCTGCTGTAACAAGTGCTGCCATTGCAATGGCACAGGAGCATGATGTTACACTAGTAGGCTTTGCCCGTGATCAGGAAAAACGCTTTACCGTTTTTCACGATTTACAGACTCCGAGGGTTCTGACCTAA
- a CDS encoding methyl-accepting chemotaxis protein, translating to MNFKSLKLKLLVQISACFLVFIGLLLAISISSSYNEANESARLFSNEVVNKQQLAIDEQFNQGFTIARTLSQTIKGILSADTPKSREQVVQILKDVAISNPNLFGVWLAFEPNAFDNDDAYLNEKTYSLDSGQFAPYWSRSEGTLHLAPCPPLNDTWYTHSRDTRQEFATEVTTYKTSSGSTYSVSSLSVPIIMNGKVLGVVGVDLSTDFLNNIVDTLTAFNGKCSLTLVSSSGKIQAHTGNPDALGTNIDTIIPRGSSLLQRTQQNKVIQTEDENFLYFFVPVQLGNANDNWAVALSVAKDVALVNAKNLTIKLILLGMLCILGALGVTFYLAGFIARPIIQSSDVITQIAQGNLSARCNPNGRDEIAAMQHAVNSMAETLQQNIHEIEHNMKEARVRSEEAEQATTQAKTAEESARQAYNQSQEAAKELDKLVLNLTSASSELNSQILSTAEGVHQQDARNSETATAMEEMNSTILEVARNASEAATSVDVVFNEAESGLAVVSESVSTIKNVSNLSEQLTKEMSGLGKQVESIGEILNVISDIADQTNLLALNAAIEAARAGDAGRGFAVVADEVRKLAENTMEATGRVGAAIQSIQTETQQNIEAMANTASAVENATDLVTQSGEAFERIVAKITPATDQVRAIATAAEQQSAASEEITLAIEEISRISSMTTDKMKEAESAVHDVNSVSDSLKATMNKLLSL from the coding sequence ATGAATTTCAAATCGTTAAAGCTAAAACTGCTTGTGCAGATTTCAGCCTGCTTCCTTGTGTTTATTGGACTTCTTCTCGCCATTTCAATCAGCTCGTCATACAATGAAGCGAATGAATCAGCGCGTCTTTTCTCTAACGAAGTTGTAAACAAGCAACAGTTAGCAATTGATGAACAATTTAATCAAGGCTTTACTATTGCCCGAACCCTTTCACAAACAATTAAGGGAATACTTAGTGCGGACACCCCGAAAAGCCGGGAGCAGGTTGTTCAAATTTTAAAAGATGTTGCTATCAGCAACCCGAATTTGTTTGGAGTTTGGCTCGCCTTTGAACCTAACGCCTTCGATAATGACGACGCTTACCTTAATGAAAAGACATACAGTCTGGACAGTGGTCAATTTGCCCCATACTGGAGCCGTTCCGAAGGAACATTACATCTGGCTCCATGCCCACCGCTAAACGATACGTGGTATACGCACAGCCGTGACACTCGCCAAGAGTTCGCCACTGAAGTTACAACCTATAAAACTTCATCAGGTTCCACTTACAGCGTTTCCAGTCTCTCTGTTCCAATTATCATGAACGGGAAAGTGCTCGGCGTTGTCGGCGTTGATCTTTCAACTGATTTTCTCAACAACATCGTGGACACACTTACCGCATTCAATGGAAAATGCAGTTTAACACTCGTATCTTCAAGTGGAAAAATTCAGGCTCACACAGGCAATCCAGACGCTCTGGGAACGAATATCGACACAATTATCCCACGCGGTAGCTCCCTGCTACAACGCACACAGCAGAATAAAGTTATACAGACAGAAGATGAAAACTTCTTATATTTTTTCGTACCGGTTCAACTCGGCAATGCAAACGATAACTGGGCGGTAGCCTTATCTGTAGCTAAAGACGTTGCACTTGTTAATGCAAAGAACTTAACCATAAAACTGATTCTGCTAGGCATGCTATGCATTCTCGGCGCGCTCGGTGTCACATTCTATCTTGCCGGATTTATCGCCCGCCCAATCATCCAAAGTTCTGACGTTATCACCCAAATTGCACAAGGAAACCTGTCTGCCCGTTGTAATCCGAATGGACGCGATGAAATTGCAGCAATGCAACACGCTGTGAACTCCATGGCAGAAACACTTCAGCAAAACATCCACGAAATTGAACATAATATGAAGGAAGCACGCGTCCGCTCAGAAGAAGCCGAACAAGCAACAACTCAAGCAAAAACTGCTGAAGAAAGCGCACGACAAGCTTATAATCAGAGCCAGGAAGCTGCTAAAGAACTTGATAAACTTGTACTGAATCTCACATCTGCTTCATCAGAGCTAAATTCACAGATTCTTAGCACCGCAGAGGGAGTACACCAACAAGACGCGCGAAACAGCGAAACCGCAACTGCTATGGAAGAGATGAACAGCACTATTCTGGAAGTTGCAAGAAATGCTTCTGAAGCGGCTACAAGTGTAGATGTTGTTTTCAATGAAGCAGAATCCGGCCTTGCAGTGGTAAGTGAGTCAGTTTCTACTATTAAAAATGTATCTAACCTTTCAGAACAGCTCACAAAAGAAATGAGCGGGCTTGGCAAGCAGGTTGAATCCATTGGAGAGATACTTAATGTAATCAGCGACATAGCAGACCAGACAAATTTACTTGCCCTTAACGCAGCCATTGAAGCAGCACGGGCAGGCGATGCAGGCCGCGGGTTTGCCGTTGTAGCAGATGAAGTGCGTAAACTTGCCGAAAACACAATGGAAGCAACGGGTCGTGTAGGAGCGGCTATACAGAGCATTCAAACCGAAACACAGCAAAACATAGAAGCTATGGCCAATACCGCCAGTGCGGTTGAAAACGCCACAGATCTGGTCACCCAGTCCGGAGAAGCCTTTGAGCGCATTGTTGCTAAAATCACTCCTGCTACGGATCAGGTAAGAGCCATTGCAACAGCAGCAGAACAACAATCAGCCGCCAGCGAAGAAATTACTCTGGCTATTGAAGAAATCAGTCGCATTTCTTCTATGACGACAGATAAGATGAAAGAAGCAGAATCAGCCGTACATGATGTAAATTCTGTTTCTGATTCACTCAAAGCAACAATGAATAAATTATTATCACTTTAA
- the moaA gene encoding GTP 3',8-cyclase MoaA, which yields MTHTTSSSQTTSSVALTDNHGRTVNYLRVSITDRCNLRCMYCWSADGMEFIPHKNIITYEEIVRLVDISVNMGVSKVRLTGGEPFARRNFLDLVKMLRSRHPDLDLRLTTNATLMNGKAKALADLGVRYINISLDTFDRKKFQSITGRDMLRNVTRSIDECLANGLGVKINTVALKGINDDELPVFVNFARNNPVDVRFIEFMPMGSCSAWNESNFWSADDILEEAGKLAVLTKLEKGERRSGPAKLFGIKGGKGRLGFITPMSNHFCSSCNRLRITANGMLRTCLFSDSEIDLRAMLRNSSITDGDIANVMREANANKPLGVELLKAKKQNEVAIKRMNAIGG from the coding sequence ATGACACATACAACATCTAGTTCCCAGACAACGTCCTCCGTTGCTCTTACCGACAACCACGGGCGCACTGTCAATTACCTGCGTGTTTCGATTACTGACCGCTGTAACCTGCGTTGCATGTACTGCTGGTCTGCCGACGGGATGGAGTTTATCCCTCACAAAAACATTATTACGTATGAAGAGATTGTCAGGCTCGTGGATATTTCCGTTAACATGGGAGTCAGTAAAGTACGCCTTACCGGAGGCGAGCCGTTTGCCCGACGCAATTTTCTTGATCTGGTCAAAATGCTGCGGTCCAGACATCCTGATCTGGACTTGCGCCTTACCACAAACGCAACATTGATGAATGGTAAAGCAAAAGCGTTAGCTGACCTTGGCGTCCGTTATATAAACATTTCTCTGGATACGTTTGACCGCAAAAAATTCCAGAGTATTACAGGACGCGACATGCTTCGCAACGTAACACGTTCCATTGATGAATGTTTAGCAAACGGGCTTGGGGTAAAAATCAACACTGTTGCGCTTAAAGGCATCAATGATGATGAACTGCCTGTCTTTGTTAACTTTGCACGGAACAATCCGGTGGACGTACGTTTTATCGAGTTTATGCCTATGGGCAGTTGCAGCGCATGGAATGAAAGTAACTTTTGGTCTGCTGATGATATTTTAGAAGAAGCCGGAAAGCTGGCTGTCCTCACAAAACTTGAAAAGGGAGAACGACGTTCCGGACCGGCAAAGCTGTTCGGGATAAAAGGTGGCAAAGGGCGCCTCGGCTTCATTACACCTATGTCAAACCACTTCTGTTCTTCCTGCAACAGGCTACGCATCACTGCTAACGGCATGTTGCGTACCTGCTTGTTCTCCGACAGCGAAATTGATTTACGTGCGATGCTACGCAACTCCTCCATTACTGATGGAGATATTGCCAATGTCATGCGTGAGGCTAATGCAAATAAACCGCTAGGAGTTGAGCTTCTTAAGGCCAAAAAACAAAATGAAGTGGCGATAAAACGTATGAACGCCATTGGCGGGTAG
- a CDS encoding formate dehydrogenase accessory protein FdhE gives MEFNLELETKRLERKLTHIAEKGFLPQALLQIVSNTAVLQLASRAKISVQPLQPQVTSGMHIQGAPLVTRAAFTYDPKETAILFGKLLAMLDNAEEPLASSAVKLRNAIENKELSIQEACDAFIADDNMFFADWAARIPESPSLVRFLAQGSLTPSLQVQTDLLKEHRNDEEPWPYGHCPHCGSQPLIASLKEKEGFKHLTCSFCRLEYRAKRLQCAFCGEEDHNKLEYFKADGEPGYEVHVCKTCSCYIKVSDFRELDRVSIPVLDDLESLTLDILARKQGYARPTLSAWGF, from the coding sequence ATGGAATTTAATCTGGAATTAGAAACTAAAAGACTTGAACGTAAACTTACACATATCGCTGAAAAAGGTTTTCTACCTCAAGCTCTTTTACAAATCGTAAGCAACACGGCAGTGCTGCAACTTGCAAGCCGTGCTAAAATTTCTGTGCAGCCGCTACAGCCTCAGGTAACATCAGGCATGCACATTCAAGGCGCACCGCTTGTAACCAGAGCTGCGTTTACATACGACCCTAAAGAAACTGCTATTCTTTTTGGAAAATTGCTGGCTATGCTGGATAACGCTGAAGAACCGCTGGCATCTTCTGCTGTCAAACTCCGCAACGCCATTGAAAATAAAGAATTAAGCATTCAGGAAGCATGTGATGCATTTATTGCAGATGACAACATGTTCTTCGCAGACTGGGCTGCCCGCATTCCAGAATCTCCAAGTCTCGTACGCTTTCTGGCTCAAGGCAGCCTAACTCCGTCATTACAAGTACAAACAGATCTTTTGAAGGAACACAGAAACGACGAAGAACCGTGGCCGTACGGGCACTGCCCACACTGCGGATCTCAGCCTTTAATTGCTTCTTTAAAAGAAAAGGAAGGGTTCAAGCACCTTACCTGCTCATTCTGCCGCCTTGAATACCGGGCAAAACGCCTTCAGTGTGCGTTTTGTGGAGAAGAGGATCATAACAAGCTTGAATACTTTAAAGCGGATGGCGAGCCTGGATACGAAGTACACGTATGTAAAACATGCAGCTGCTATATCAAAGTTAGCGATTTCCGCGAACTCGACCGCGTGAGTATCCCCGTTCTTGATGACCTTGAATCTCTCACTCTCGACATTCTGGCACGTAAACAAGGATACGCTCGCCCTACACTCTCAGCATGGGGGTTCTAA